A genome region from Arthrobacter sp. V1I9 includes the following:
- a CDS encoding NAD(P)H-hydrate dehydratase — MISAYTGTQVREAEEPLLAASLGDVLMQRAAHGLAHAVVLELRSLSRRLYGSNVVVLTGKGNNGGDGLYAGAALAARGMRTTAVLTADSAHPKALAAFRRAGGRVRQLTDAALSDLAAEAVRADVVIDAVLGTGAKGGLRGSAAGLVNAIADGRGHTAGLVVACDLPSGVDADTGDVSGPVLSADVTVTFGAAKAGLLADPGADHAGRVEVVPIGIEENFGRPAVRRLEDEDLANLLPHPARRSHKYSRGVLGVVAGSADYPGAAVLACRGALAAGVGMVRYLGPPEVADLVRQSCPEVVCSTGTVADNQVQAWLVGSGMGPADHEQLQRARDAVDSGLPVVADAGALPALPDVLAPHVVLTPHAGELAALLKRLGADQDRAGVEAGTLEAARQAATLTGATVLLKGATTLVAAPSGDVYSQADGTPWLATAGSGDVLAGIIGALLAQAGPDVGRLRMQGAKEEGHWAAVAALGAALHGRAGRAASDASSGGPIAAGGIADSLPQIWGKVSTLSNSGSRKRNSRTQPLR, encoded by the coding sequence GTGATCAGCGCCTACACCGGAACCCAGGTTCGGGAAGCCGAGGAACCCCTCCTGGCCGCCAGCCTGGGCGACGTCCTGATGCAGCGCGCGGCCCACGGGCTGGCCCACGCCGTGGTGCTCGAGCTCAGGTCCCTCAGCCGCCGGCTCTACGGCTCCAATGTTGTGGTGCTCACCGGCAAAGGCAACAACGGCGGGGACGGTCTTTACGCCGGTGCTGCCCTCGCCGCCCGGGGGATGCGTACGACGGCGGTGCTTACCGCTGACTCAGCCCATCCCAAAGCCCTGGCTGCTTTTAGGCGCGCCGGCGGCAGGGTCCGGCAGCTTACCGACGCGGCACTCAGCGATCTGGCCGCAGAAGCGGTGCGCGCCGACGTCGTCATCGATGCTGTGCTGGGGACAGGTGCGAAAGGCGGGCTGCGGGGGAGTGCCGCCGGCCTGGTCAATGCCATCGCGGATGGCCGGGGACACACTGCCGGTCTTGTTGTGGCCTGCGACCTGCCCAGCGGCGTCGACGCCGATACCGGCGACGTGTCCGGACCGGTGCTGTCCGCGGATGTCACAGTGACGTTCGGCGCGGCCAAAGCCGGCCTGCTGGCTGACCCCGGTGCCGATCATGCCGGCAGGGTGGAAGTGGTGCCCATCGGCATCGAGGAGAATTTCGGCCGACCGGCCGTTCGCCGGCTCGAAGATGAAGACCTCGCGAACCTTCTTCCCCACCCTGCCCGGCGTTCCCACAAGTACTCGCGGGGAGTCCTGGGAGTGGTGGCGGGATCGGCTGACTATCCCGGCGCGGCCGTCCTGGCATGCCGGGGAGCCCTGGCAGCTGGGGTGGGGATGGTCCGGTACCTCGGGCCGCCCGAGGTCGCCGACCTGGTCCGTCAATCCTGCCCTGAAGTTGTCTGCAGTACCGGCACGGTAGCGGATAACCAGGTCCAGGCGTGGCTGGTGGGTTCAGGCATGGGACCAGCAGACCACGAACAGCTGCAGCGCGCCCGGGACGCCGTCGACTCCGGCCTCCCCGTGGTGGCCGACGCCGGTGCCCTGCCCGCCCTCCCTGATGTGCTCGCCCCGCACGTGGTGCTGACACCGCACGCCGGCGAGCTCGCCGCACTGTTGAAGCGGCTGGGCGCTGACCAGGACCGCGCCGGAGTAGAGGCAGGAACCCTCGAGGCCGCGCGCCAGGCCGCCACCCTCACCGGCGCGACGGTCCTGCTTAAGGGCGCCACCACGCTGGTCGCAGCACCGTCCGGGGATGTGTACAGCCAGGCCGACGGCACCCCCTGGCTCGCCACCGCAGGCAGCGGAGACGTGCTCGCGGGCATCATCGGTGCGCTGCTCGCCCAGGCGGGTCCCGACGTCGGACGCTTACGAATGCAGGGGGCAAAAGAGGAGGGGCATTGGGCTGCCGTGGCTGCGCTGGGAGCCGCGCTGCATGGCCGGGCCGGGAGGGCGGCGTCGGACGCCAGCTCCGGCGGGCCGATCGCTGCTGGCGGAATCGCCGACTCCTTACCCCAAATTTGGGGTAAAGTAAGCACGCTTAGTAACTCTGGGTCCCGGAAGCGTAATAGTCGTACCCAGCCGTTACGGTAG
- the glgX gene encoding glycogen debranching protein GlgX, translated as MEVWPGSAYPLGATYNGTGTNFALFSERAEKVELCLFDDDGKETRIALDEVDGYVWHCYIPQIQPGQKYGYRVHGPYDPASGNRFNPNKLLLDPYAKAVHGQVDWDPSLFTYNLGEEPDTINNEDSASHMMMGVVINPFFDWDGDQNLRIPYHQSVIYEAHVKGLTQLHPEIPEEQRGTYAGVAHPAVISHLQKLGVTAIELMPVHQFVNDGTLQDKGLNNYWGYNTIGFFAPQNTYSSTGDTGQQVQDFKAMVRSLHKAGIEVILDVVYNHTAEGNHLGPTLSFKGIDNAAYYRLMEGDEKHYMDYTGTGNTLNVRQPHSLQLLMDSLRYWVTEMHVDGFRFDLASTLAREFYDVDKLSTFFELIQQDPVVSQVKLIAEPWDVGPGGYQVGNFPPQWTEWNGKYRDTVRDFWRGEPATLGEFASRITGSADLYEHSGRRPVASINFVTAHDGFTLADLVSYNEKHNEANGEGNNDGESHNRSWNCGAEGPTDDPEVLGLRARQQRNFIASLLLSQGVPMLLHGDEMGRTQQGNNNGYCQDSELTWINWETIDQPLVEFTAAVNALRAKHPTFRRSRFFDGRPVLRGEGERLPDIVWLDPDGETMKPEAWDSGFGRSVGVFLNGDGIQGKDSRGRRITDVSFLLYFNAHDDTVKFTLPSDEYAPAWDVMIDTAGQNADTEPVAAGEPLPVEAKSLVVLRAHTVEEVEPDHSVAASLAALTQATTSEAESISTPVIAEPGKTTKVGARKAGEK; from the coding sequence ATGGAAGTCTGGCCTGGATCGGCTTATCCCCTTGGCGCCACCTACAACGGGACCGGCACCAACTTTGCCCTGTTCAGCGAACGTGCTGAAAAAGTGGAACTCTGCCTTTTTGACGACGACGGCAAGGAAACCCGCATCGCGCTGGACGAGGTGGACGGGTACGTCTGGCACTGCTACATCCCGCAGATCCAGCCCGGCCAGAAGTACGGCTACCGGGTCCACGGCCCCTACGACCCTGCTTCCGGCAACCGTTTCAACCCCAACAAGCTGTTGCTGGACCCCTACGCCAAGGCCGTCCACGGCCAGGTGGACTGGGATCCGTCGCTGTTCACCTACAACCTGGGCGAAGAGCCGGACACCATCAATAACGAGGACTCCGCCAGCCACATGATGATGGGCGTGGTCATCAACCCGTTCTTCGACTGGGACGGCGACCAGAACCTGCGGATTCCGTATCACCAGTCGGTCATCTACGAAGCCCACGTCAAGGGCCTCACCCAGCTGCACCCGGAGATTCCCGAGGAACAGCGCGGGACGTACGCCGGCGTGGCGCACCCCGCCGTCATCTCCCACCTGCAGAAGCTCGGTGTCACCGCCATCGAACTGATGCCCGTGCACCAGTTCGTCAACGACGGCACCCTGCAGGACAAGGGCCTGAACAACTACTGGGGCTACAACACCATCGGCTTCTTCGCGCCGCAGAACACCTACAGCTCCACCGGCGATACCGGCCAGCAGGTCCAGGACTTCAAAGCCATGGTCCGCTCGCTCCACAAGGCAGGCATTGAGGTCATCCTCGACGTCGTCTACAACCACACCGCCGAAGGCAACCACCTTGGCCCCACGCTGTCCTTCAAGGGCATCGACAACGCCGCCTACTACCGGTTGATGGAGGGCGACGAAAAGCACTACATGGACTACACCGGCACCGGCAACACCCTGAACGTCCGCCAGCCGCACTCCCTGCAGTTGCTCATGGACTCGCTGCGCTACTGGGTCACCGAAATGCATGTGGACGGCTTCCGCTTCGACCTGGCATCCACCCTGGCCCGCGAGTTCTACGACGTGGACAAGCTGTCCACCTTCTTCGAACTCATCCAGCAGGACCCGGTGGTCTCCCAGGTCAAGCTCATCGCCGAGCCCTGGGACGTGGGCCCCGGCGGCTACCAGGTGGGCAACTTCCCGCCGCAGTGGACGGAATGGAACGGCAAGTACCGCGATACCGTCCGTGACTTCTGGCGCGGTGAGCCCGCAACCTTGGGCGAATTCGCCTCCCGCATCACCGGTTCGGCAGACCTGTACGAGCACTCCGGCCGACGTCCCGTGGCGTCCATCAACTTCGTCACTGCCCACGACGGCTTCACCCTGGCGGACCTGGTGTCCTACAACGAGAAGCACAACGAGGCCAACGGCGAGGGGAACAACGACGGCGAGTCCCACAACCGGTCCTGGAACTGTGGCGCCGAGGGCCCCACGGATGATCCCGAGGTCCTCGGCCTGCGGGCCCGCCAGCAGCGCAACTTCATCGCCTCGCTGCTGCTGTCACAGGGCGTGCCCATGCTCCTGCACGGCGACGAAATGGGACGCACCCAGCAGGGCAACAACAACGGCTACTGCCAGGACTCCGAGCTGACCTGGATCAACTGGGAGACCATTGACCAGCCGTTGGTCGAGTTCACCGCGGCGGTCAACGCCCTCCGCGCCAAGCACCCCACGTTCCGGCGCAGCCGTTTCTTCGACGGCAGGCCGGTCCTGCGGGGCGAGGGCGAGCGGCTGCCGGACATCGTATGGCTGGACCCGGACGGCGAAACCATGAAGCCCGAGGCCTGGGACAGCGGGTTCGGCCGGTCCGTGGGCGTCTTCCTTAACGGCGACGGCATTCAGGGCAAGGACAGCCGCGGCCGCCGGATCACCGACGTCAGCTTCCTGCTGTACTTCAACGCGCACGATGACACCGTTAAGTTCACGCTCCCGTCCGACGAATACGCCCCTGCCTGGGACGTTATGATCGACACCGCCGGGCAGAACGCGGACACCGAGCCCGTTGCCGCCGGAGAGCCGCTGCCCGTGGAAGCCAAGTCCCTGGTGGTCCTGCGGGCCCACACCGTCGAGGAAGTGGAGCCGGACCACTCCGTTGCTGCATCCCTCGCGGCGCTGACGCAGGCCACCACCAGCGAAGCGGAATCCATCAGCACCCCTGTTATCGCTGAACCCGGGAAGACCACCAAGGTGGGGGCGCGGAAGGCGGGCGAGAAGTGA